The DNA sequence TGCCCCGTACACGCTCAATAACGCGTTGCAGGACCTCGGCGGCAATGTCCGCGATCTGGACAAGCCGCGCTTCGAGGAAGCACTGCAGGTGCTCACCGACTCCATGCGTGAGGCGACCCCGCAGCTGCGCGGAGCGCTGGACGGGGTGGCTTCCCTGTCGCGCAGCCTCAACCGGCGGGACGAGGCGTTGGGTCAGTTGCTGACGCACGCCCAGGTGGTCACCGGTGTGCTCAATCAGCGTGCCGCCCAGGTGAACCAGTTGGTGCTCGACGGCAACCAGCTCTTCGCTGCGCTGGACGAGCGCCGGCAGGCGCTCGGCGCGCTGATCGGTGGCATCGACGACGTGTCCCAACAGCTTTCCGGATTCGTGACCGATAACCAAAAAGAGATCAGTCCCACCTTGAAGAAGCTGAACCTGGTACTGGACAACCTGAACGAGCGCAAGGACCGGATCGCCGGCGCACTGGAACGGCTGCCGGGATACGCCACCACGCTCGGCGAGGTGGTGGCTTCGGGTCCGGGCTTCCAGATCAACCTGTACGGCCTGCCGCCGCCTACCATGTCGGAGGTCATGGTCGACATGTTTTTCCAGCCCGGCAAGCTTCCGGACAGCCTGGCCGACTACCTGCGCGGGATGATCTCCGAGCGCACGATCATTAAGCCGAAGTCACCATGACGCGCAAAACTTCACGCATCCTCCTCGCCGGGGCGTTGGCCGTACTGTTGGCCGCCGCCGCGTACGTGGTGCTGCCGGCGCAGCGCAGCTACCGCATCACCGGCTACTTCGCCTCGGCGGTGGGCCTCTACCCAGGCGACGATGTCCGGGTGGTCGGAGTCCCGGTCGGCCGCATCGAGTCCATCGAGCCGCGTGCTGAGAACGTTAAGATCACCATGTCGGTGAGCAAGGACGTGCCGTTGCCCGCCGACGTGCATGCGGTGCTGATGGCGCCGAACATCGTCTCGGCGCGGGTCATTCAGCTGGCCCCGGCCTACACCGAAGGTGACAAGCTGGCCGACGGTGCAGTCCTGGGCGAAGACCGCACTGCGGTCCCGGTCGAGTGGGACGAGGTCAAGCAGGAGCTGACGCAGCTCAGTGCCCAGTTGGCGCCAGAGCAGGGCAAGCTCAACGGTGCGCTGAGCGCATTCGTCAACCAGGCGGCCGACACGTTCGACGGCAACGGCGACTCCTTCCGCAACGCACTGCGCGAACTCTCGGCGACTACCGGACGGCTCGGCGACTCGCGCACCGACCTGTTCGGCACCGTCAAGAACCTGCAGGTACTGGTGGACGCGCTCTCGGGCAGCAACGAGCAGATCGTCCAGTTCACCGACCACGTCGCAGCGGTGTCGGCAGTGCTGGCCGACAGTTCGGTCGACCTCGACGCCACGCTGGGCACCCTCAGTCAGGCGCTGCGCGATGTGCGCGGCTTCCTGCACGACAACAACGACGCGTTGATCGCCCAGGTCAACAAGCTGGCGGAGTTTACCGAGATGTTGTCGGATCAGAGCGACAACTTCGAGCAGGTCCTACACATCACGCCGCACGGCCTGGTCAACTTCTACAACATCTACAACCCGGCTCAGGGCTCGCTCGCCGGCCTGCTGTCGCTGCCCGACTTCGCCAACCCGGTGCAGTTCATCTGTGGTGGCGTCTTCGACATCGGTTCTGTGCCAGACAACTTCAAACGGGCCGAGATCTGCAAGGAACGGATGGGACCGGTCATGCGCCGCTGGGCCATGAACTTCATTCCGCTGCTGTTCCACCCGATCAACTCGATCACCGCCTACAAAGGCCAGATCATCTATGACACCCCTGCCACCGAGGCGAAGGCTCAAACGCCGGTACCTTACCTGAAGTGGTTGCCGGCTCCGGGTGTCACGCCGCCGAGCACCGAGGATGTCGCGGCGCTGTTCCTGCCGCCCCCCGCGCCGGGGCAGCTGGGCAAGGCGCCCGGCCCGACCGGACCGGCCCAGCCCGGTGCCGGCGCACCACGGGAGGGCGGATGAGCGTGAAGTCTGTTGGCGGTGCGCTGCAGCGGGTCGGCCGGCGCGGTGCGGCACTCGGCGCCGGGGTGTTGGTGTTGTCCGGTTGTCAGTTCGGCGGGCTGAACTCGCTGAACATGCCGGGAACCGCGGGCCATGGCCGCGGCTCGTACAGCATCACCGTGCACCTGCCGGATGTGACCACGTTGCCGCAGAATTCACCGGTGATGGTCGACGATGTCACCGTCGGCAGTGTCTCGGGCATTCGGGCCGTGCAACAGCCCGACGGCAGCTTCTATGCCGCGGTCAAGTTGTCGCTGGACGGCCAGGTGCAGCTGCCGGCCAATGCCATCGCGAAGGTCGCCCAGACCTCGCTGCTGGGTTCTCAGCACATCGAGCTGGCCGAGCCGACCGACCAACCGCCGGTCGGTAACCTCGTCGCCGGCGATGAGATTCCGCTCAGCCGGACCGGCCGCTACCCCAGCACCGAAGAGGTGTTGTCGTCGTTGGGCGTGGTGGTGAACCAGGGCAATCTCGGTGCGCTGCAGGACATCACCGAAGAGGCCTATGCTGCCGTCGCGGGCCGGGCCGGCACTTTTGCCGAGCTGGTGCCGCGACTGGCCGAACTCACCGCATCGCTGGACCGCCAGGCGCACGACATCATCGCCGCCGCAGACGGCCTGAATCGGGTTGGCGCGACCCTGGCCCGTAGCGCCCCCAGCCTGGCACGGGCGCTGGACACCATGCCGGCGGCACTGCAGGTGCTCAACGACAACCGCAGCAACATCGTCGATGCGTTCGGGGCGCTGCAGCGGTTGGCCGTGGTCGGATCGCGGATCATGAGCGAGACCAAGGAAGACTTCGCCGCCGACATCAAGGATCTGTACCCGATCATCAAGGCCTTCGCTGACAACGCCAACGAGTTGGTGACGTCGCTCCCGTTCATCCCGACATTCCCCTTCCCCTCGATGTATCTGCGCAACGCGGTGCGCGGTGACTTCCTCAACGTCTATGTCACCTTCGACATGACACTGCGGCGATTCGGTGAGACGGTCTTCACCACCGGCGGTTTCGACCCGAACATGCCGCACATGCACGACGTCCTCAACCCACCCGACTTCTTGATCGGCCAGATGGCGAACCTGTCCGGACAGGCTGCCGACCCGTTCAAGATCCCGCCCGGCACGGCTGCCCACTATGAGGAATGACCTGCGATGCTGACCCGCCTCGTCCGAATCCAGCTCGGGATCTTCGCCGTGGTCACAGTGCTGGCCGTCGGCGCGATCTCGATCCTGTATCTGCATGCCCCGAGCCGGCTGGGCATCGGGACCTACAACGTGTCGGCTGACTTCATCGGCGGCGGCGGTATCTACAAAAGCGCCAACGTCACCTACCGCGGCGTGACCGTGGGTCGGGTGGAATCTGTTCAACTCAGCGACCACGGCGTGGACGCAGCCATGCGGCTCAACAGCAGCACCAAGATCCCTGCCAACGTCACCGCCACCGTCAAGAGCATGTCCGCGATCGGTGAGCAGTACATCGACCTGGTTCCACCGGCCGGGGACGCTGCCGCAGGGGTGCTGCGCAATGGCGCACGCATCGGCCAGGACCGCACCGCGATCGGTCAGGACATCGCTGGCCTGCTCGACCAGGCGCAGTCGTTGGTCAACAGTGCCGCCAACAGCCGCCTTCGCGATCTGCTGCGCAGCGCGTTCGATGGATTCAACGGCTCCGGGCAGGAACTGGCCCGGATGATCGCCTCGTCACGGCAGCTGATCGACGAGGCCAATGCCAACTTCGACGCGACTTCGGCGCTGATCGACCAGGTCGAGCCCTTCTTGGACGCCCAGATCCGCGGCGGCGACGACATCAAGAAACTGACGCGGTCGCTGGCGGCGGTCACCACCGAGGTGCGCAACGCCGACCCGCAGCTGCGCGAGGTGCTGCAGACCCTGCCCAGCGTCGCCGACGAGGCCAACACCACATTCGACGGCATTCGGGCCTCCTTCCCGACGCTTGCGGCCAGCATCGCGAACTTCGGGCGGGTCGGGGTCATCTACCGCAACTCCATCGAGCAGGCGCTGGTGGTGTTCCCCGCGCTGATGGCGGCACTGATCACCGTCGCCGGCGGCGTACCGATGGATGAGGGCGCCAAGCTGGACTTCAAGATCGACATGCACGACCCGCCGCCCTGCACCGTCGGCTTCTTGCCGTTCACCGAGATGCGCACGCCGGCCGACGAGACCGTCCGCGAGCTACCCAAGAACCTGTACTGCCAAGCCGCGCAGAATGACCCCTCGGCGGTTCGCGGCGCGCGCAACTACCCGTGCATGGAGTATCCGGGCAAGCGGGCGCCGACCATCCAGCTCTGTCGCGACCCGAAGGGCTACGTCCCGATCGGCAGCAACCCGTGGCGCGGTCCGCCGATCCCGTACGACACCCCGATCACCGATCCGCGGATGCTCAATCCGATGAACAAGTTCCCCTACATCCCGCCGTCGGCGGACTACGACCCGGGACCACCGGTCGTGGCGCTGCCGCCGGGTGTGCCCGCGGGCCCCGGCCCGGCGCCCAACCCGCCGTTCCCGCTGCCGTACCCGCCGAACGAGCTCGGGCCGAATCCGCCGGCGCCGTGGCCGTACTACGCGCCGCCGGACCAGAACCTGCCGACCGGTCCTGGGGGCAACGGTGGCCTGCCCGCCTACGGCCGTGACCCCGCTCCGGCAGCAGCTCCCGGGCCGGCTCCGGGACCGTTGCCCGCCGAGGCCAACGGTGTTGCCTACAGCACCTACGACCGGTCCGGAAAGTTCGTGGATCCGGCAGGCAACAGCGGAGTGTTCGTCTCCGGCTCCGACAAGTGGCTGCCCGCCGAGAACTGGGCTGATCTGATGCTCGCGCCGAGGCAGACGTGAGCGGACCCGACGACGCGAAGGTCCGGCGCCGGGCCTCGCGGGCTGCGGGACCAGCAGGTGATGCCGGCGAAACGACGCCGAGTGCGGTAACGATTCCGGCACCGAGCCGCGCTGCGGTGCGTGCGGTCCGGCCGGCCGGACCGCCGCCGCGGCGGCGGCCCAATGCCCGCAAGACTGCGCAACTGGCGGGCGCCGTCGGACTCGCGGCGTCGGTCCTGCTTGGACTGATGGTCGCCGCGCTCGGGGTGCAACACCGGCATGCCGACGCAGAGCAACAGCGGGATCAGCGATTCGTCGACACCGCGGTCCAGACCGTGCTGAACATGTATACCTATACGCCCGACACCATCAGTGACCAGGTAGATCTGTTCGTGGCGGGCACCAGCGGACCGCTGCGCGACACGATGGCCGCCAACGCCGAGAACCTCAAGGCGTTGCTCCGCGAGACCAAGCACAGCTCGGAAGCCGTCATCAACGCCGCGGCATTGGAAGGGGTCGACAACATCGCTGCCAACGCGTCGGTGTTGGTGGCGATGCGGGCTACCGCCACCGATGTCGATGGCGTCAACAAGCCGTCGCAGCCCTACGCTTTGCGGGTGATCGTGCATGAAGACGACGCGGGCAACATGACGGCTTACGACCTCAAGTGGCCGGACGGCAGCCGATGACGCGTAAGTGGATGTTGCTGGCCGTCTTGGCGGGGTTGCTCGCGGCGTTCGTGGGTCTTGGCGCATCGGCGGGAAAGCTGTACTGGAACCGGGTCGAGTCGCATGGTGAGCAGTCGGCGCGCTCGGAGTTGGTCAGACTGACCGCCGACGAGATCCCGAAAGTGCTTGGGTATGAGTACAAGACCGTGGAACGCAGCCTGACCGAGACGTACCCGATGTTCACGGGGGACTACCGCCGCGAATTCGAGGCTCGTGCCATCAACGAGATCATCCCGCAGGCGCGCGATAAGCAGTTGGTGAACCAGGTCGATGTCGTCGGCGTCGCTGCCATGGCTGCGCGCCGGACTTCGGGTTCGGTGTTGGTGTTCGTCAACCGCACCGTGACCGGCAAGTCCAAGGAGAAGTACTACGAGGGCAGTCGGCTGCGGGTGGACTTCCGCAAGATCGACCGCAAGTGGCTGATCAGCAACATCGTGCCGATCTAGCTGAAAGGATTGAGCGCCATGGGGAAACTTGTTCGTGGTCTTGTCGCCTTGGCTGCGGCGGTGACGGCGGCCACCGGACTCGCAGTCCCGGCCGGTGCCGACGACGATGCGATTCCAGAAGGCACGCTGGAGGGCATCTACACCTACAACGACGGTGCCAAGACCGCGACCTGGAAGATCTATCCGCTGTGCGTCCCGACCGTCGGCGACGGCCGGGTGCCACTGCACCTGGCGGTCGGCTGCAAGCTGCAGGTTGAAAGCAACGGCCCGCCCGGACAGGCCGGGGCCTACCGGCTGGCCAACGGCCAGTGGACGTACAAGACACCGCTGTTGGCGGGTACCCGGTGCTCCGACGGCAGCACCGCGGGCAGCGAAGAGATGTACCAGTTCGACACCTCGCTCAACGGCACCTACACCCACTCGCACAACGCGGTGTGTGGTCTGCAGCCCGGTTTGGAGAAGCGCGCCTTCACCCTGACGTTCGTCTCGCCGTTGCCGAACCCGGTGATCCACTACCCGCTGAACTGCCAGGACAACCCGCAGCATCTGTGTAGCTGAGCTACTCCGCGGAGTCGGCGAGCGCACCGAGGAAGGATCGGGCCCAGCGGTCCACGTCGTGGGCCAGCACCTGACGGCGCAGTGCCCGCATCCGTCGGCGCCCCTCCTCCGGAGTCTGGTTGACCGCCGCCTCGATGACGTCCTTGACACACTCGAGGTCATGCGGATTGACCAGGTAGGCCTGACGTAATTCTGCTGCAGCACCAGTGAATTCGCTCAAGACCAAGGCGCCGCCCAGGTCGCTGCGGCAGGCCACGTATTCCTTGGCGACCAGATTCATTCCGTCACGCAGCGGGGTCACCAGCATGACGTCGCTGGCCACGAAGAATGCGATCAGTTCATCGCGGGGGACCGGGCGGTGCAGGTAGTGCACCACTGCGTGACCGACTTCGCTGTACTCGCCGTTGATGTGGCCGACTTGGCGTTCGATGTCGTCGCGCAGGATCTGGTAGCTCTCCACCCGCTCCCGGCTCGGAGTCGCCAGCTGCACCAGCACGGTGTCGTCGCGTTTGGCGCGTCCCTCGGCCAGCAGCTCGTTGAACGCCTTGAGCCGGACATCGATGCCCTTGGTGTAGTCCA is a window from the Mycobacterium sp. SVM_VP21 genome containing:
- a CDS encoding virulence factor Mce family protein — its product is MSRIDGVNPVRTGLLGIALVACLVLVSFGYTSLPFWPQGKNYHAYFADAGGIIPGNDVTVSGIRVGKVKSVALAGASAKVDFTIDRKVRVGDQSLAAIRTDTVLGEKALSISPAGSGSVTSIPLERTRAPYTLNNALQDLGGNVRDLDKPRFEEALQVLTDSMREATPQLRGALDGVASLSRSLNRRDEALGQLLTHAQVVTGVLNQRAAQVNQLVLDGNQLFAALDERRQALGALIGGIDDVSQQLSGFVTDNQKEISPTLKKLNLVLDNLNERKDRIAGALERLPGYATTLGEVVASGPGFQINLYGLPPPTMSEVMVDMFFQPGKLPDSLADYLRGMISERTIIKPKSP
- a CDS encoding MCE family protein, which translates into the protein MSVKSVGGALQRVGRRGAALGAGVLVLSGCQFGGLNSLNMPGTAGHGRGSYSITVHLPDVTTLPQNSPVMVDDVTVGSVSGIRAVQQPDGSFYAAVKLSLDGQVQLPANAIAKVAQTSLLGSQHIELAEPTDQPPVGNLVAGDEIPLSRTGRYPSTEEVLSSLGVVVNQGNLGALQDITEEAYAAVAGRAGTFAELVPRLAELTASLDRQAHDIIAAADGLNRVGATLARSAPSLARALDTMPAALQVLNDNRSNIVDAFGALQRLAVVGSRIMSETKEDFAADIKDLYPIIKAFADNANELVTSLPFIPTFPFPSMYLRNAVRGDFLNVYVTFDMTLRRFGETVFTTGGFDPNMPHMHDVLNPPDFLIGQMANLSGQAADPFKIPPGTAAHYEE
- a CDS encoding MCE family protein, giving the protein MLTRLVRIQLGIFAVVTVLAVGAISILYLHAPSRLGIGTYNVSADFIGGGGIYKSANVTYRGVTVGRVESVQLSDHGVDAAMRLNSSTKIPANVTATVKSMSAIGEQYIDLVPPAGDAAAGVLRNGARIGQDRTAIGQDIAGLLDQAQSLVNSAANSRLRDLLRSAFDGFNGSGQELARMIASSRQLIDEANANFDATSALIDQVEPFLDAQIRGGDDIKKLTRSLAAVTTEVRNADPQLREVLQTLPSVADEANTTFDGIRASFPTLAASIANFGRVGVIYRNSIEQALVVFPALMAALITVAGGVPMDEGAKLDFKIDMHDPPPCTVGFLPFTEMRTPADETVRELPKNLYCQAAQNDPSAVRGARNYPCMEYPGKRAPTIQLCRDPKGYVPIGSNPWRGPPIPYDTPITDPRMLNPMNKFPYIPPSADYDPGPPVVALPPGVPAGPGPAPNPPFPLPYPPNELGPNPPAPWPYYAPPDQNLPTGPGGNGGLPAYGRDPAPAAAPGPAPGPLPAEANGVAYSTYDRSGKFVDPAGNSGVFVSGSDKWLPAENWADLMLAPRQT
- a CDS encoding mammalian cell entry protein; this translates as MTRKWMLLAVLAGLLAAFVGLGASAGKLYWNRVESHGEQSARSELVRLTADEIPKVLGYEYKTVERSLTETYPMFTGDYRREFEARAINEIIPQARDKQLVNQVDVVGVAAMAARRTSGSVLVFVNRTVTGKSKEKYYEGSRLRVDFRKIDRKWLISNIVPI
- a CDS encoding MCE family protein, which codes for MTRKTSRILLAGALAVLLAAAAYVVLPAQRSYRITGYFASAVGLYPGDDVRVVGVPVGRIESIEPRAENVKITMSVSKDVPLPADVHAVLMAPNIVSARVIQLAPAYTEGDKLADGAVLGEDRTAVPVEWDEVKQELTQLSAQLAPEQGKLNGALSAFVNQAADTFDGNGDSFRNALRELSATTGRLGDSRTDLFGTVKNLQVLVDALSGSNEQIVQFTDHVAAVSAVLADSSVDLDATLGTLSQALRDVRGFLHDNNDALIAQVNKLAEFTEMLSDQSDNFEQVLHITPHGLVNFYNIYNPAQGSLAGLLSLPDFANPVQFICGGVFDIGSVPDNFKRAEICKERMGPVMRRWAMNFIPLLFHPINSITAYKGQIIYDTPATEAKAQTPVPYLKWLPAPGVTPPSTEDVAALFLPPPAPGQLGKAPGPTGPAQPGAGAPREGG
- a CDS encoding mammalian cell entry protein: MSGPDDAKVRRRASRAAGPAGDAGETTPSAVTIPAPSRAAVRAVRPAGPPPRRRPNARKTAQLAGAVGLAASVLLGLMVAALGVQHRHADAEQQRDQRFVDTAVQTVLNMYTYTPDTISDQVDLFVAGTSGPLRDTMAANAENLKALLRETKHSSEAVINAAALEGVDNIAANASVLVAMRATATDVDGVNKPSQPYALRVIVHEDDAGNMTAYDLKWPDGSR